In the genome of Noviherbaspirillum sp. L7-7A, one region contains:
- a CDS encoding cobalamin-binding protein has protein sequence MMRKLTRLALATLCLHGLQAAAAVTVQDDEGNKVTLDKPAQRVISLAPHVTELLFAAGGGRKVVGVVDYSDYPPEAKALPRVGSHRQIDLERLIALKPDLLVVWLHGGAARQLEPLRRLGIPVYVSEPHRIAEIGPTLRRLGQLLGTEAEAGRGADAFERRLATIETSYASRPPVKVFYQVWDRPLYTLNGSHTASDAIRLCGGQNIFAALPVTAPTVTVEAVLKENPEVIVSGNRPDKDSAGLEAWKQYPSLLAARRDNLVTIDADQLVRPGPRILDGTAALCERLDEARGKRSRQP, from the coding sequence ATGATGAGGAAGTTAACCCGGCTGGCGCTGGCCACGCTGTGCCTGCACGGCCTGCAGGCGGCAGCCGCCGTCACGGTGCAGGATGACGAAGGCAACAAGGTCACGCTGGACAAGCCGGCGCAGCGGGTCATCTCGCTGGCGCCGCATGTGACCGAGCTGCTGTTCGCGGCGGGCGGCGGCAGGAAGGTGGTGGGCGTGGTCGACTACAGCGACTATCCGCCTGAAGCCAAGGCCTTGCCGCGGGTGGGCAGCCACCGCCAGATCGATCTTGAACGGCTGATTGCCTTGAAGCCCGACCTGCTGGTGGTATGGCTGCATGGCGGCGCGGCGCGGCAGCTGGAGCCGCTGCGCAGGCTGGGCATACCGGTGTATGTCAGCGAGCCGCACCGCATCGCCGAGATCGGCCCGACCCTGCGGCGCCTGGGCCAGCTGCTCGGCACCGAGGCCGAGGCCGGGCGCGGCGCCGACGCCTTCGAGCGCCGCCTCGCCACGATCGAGACCAGCTATGCGAGCCGGCCGCCGGTCAAGGTGTTCTACCAGGTATGGGACCGGCCGCTCTATACCCTGAACGGCAGCCATACCGCCAGCGACGCGATCCGCCTCTGCGGCGGCCAGAACATTTTCGCGGCGCTGCCGGTGACTGCGCCCACGGTGACGGTGGAGGCGGTGCTGAAGGAAAACCCGGAAGTGATCGTCTCGGGCAACCGGCCTGACAAGGACAGCGCCGGCCTGGAAGCGTGGAAGCAGTATCCCTCGCTGCTGGCGGCGCGGCGCGATAACCTCGTCACCATCGATGCCGACCAGCTGGTGCGCCCGGGGCCGCGCATCCTGGACGGCACCGCCGCACTGTGCGAGCGCCTCGACGAGGCGCGCGGCAAGCGGAGCAGGCAGCCATGA